Proteins encoded together in one Telopea speciosissima isolate NSW1024214 ecotype Mountain lineage chromosome 4, Tspe_v1, whole genome shotgun sequence window:
- the LOC122657499 gene encoding ATP synthase subunit epsilon, mitochondrial-like, with amino-acid sequence MASAAGSTAAVPFWRAAGMTYISYSNICASLVRSCLKEPHKTEALNREKVHFAVSKWADGKAEKPTLRSDTPGE; translated from the exons ATGGCGTCTGCGGCAGGTTCGACTGCGGCCGTCCCCTTCTGGAGGGCAGCGGGCATGACTTACATTAGCTACTCCAACATCTGCGCGTCCCTCGTTCGGAGTTGCCTCAAGGAGCCTCACAAGACCGAGGCCCTAAATCGTGAGAAAGTTCATTTCGCCGTCTCCAAGTGGGCCGACGGCAAGGCTGAGAAACCCA CCCTTCGCTCGGATACGCCTGGAGAGTGA
- the LOC122658194 gene encoding translation initiation factor IF-2-like — MAIPLKSPLFFLLLVITLFSFTEAARPFNILKAGVHPKKKNLEFFDGLTLGAIKESGPSPGEGHSFTNAKTIDDKKFTNVQFLGGVKNAGPSPGDGNKFTNGKTLGGNKTSGPSPPGAGNNFTNGGIKTSGPSPPGAGNKFTNGKTLGGNKTSGPSPPGDGNKYTNGKTLGGIKTSGPSPPGDGHYWFPYFTTLGGVKNSGSNPGEGHKSTNTQTLEEIRKKHSGPAAMVGRESFKSASTSEVEIQA; from the exons ATGGCCATACCACTCAAATCTCCTCTGTTCTTTCTTCTGCTTGTCATcactctcttctccttcacagAAGCTGCTCGTCCATTCAATATTTTGAAGGCTGGGGTTCATcccaagaagaagaatctgGAGTTCTTTGATGGCTTGACTCTTGGAGCAATCAAGGAGTCAGGTCCAAGCCCTGGTGAAGGTCACAGCTTCACCAATGCAAAAACTATTGATGATAAAAAGTTCACCAACGTTCAGTTTCTTGGAGGGGTCAAGAATGCAGGCCCAAGCCCAGGTGATGGTAACAAGTTCACCAATGGAAAGACCCTTGGAGGGAATAAGACTTCCGGGCCTAGCCCACCTGGTGCAGGTAACAACTTCACCAATGGAGGGATTAAAACTTCGGGGCCTAGCCCTCCTGGTGCAGGTAACAAGTTCACCAATGGAAAGACACTTGGAGGGAATAAGACTTCAGGGCCTAGCCCTCCTGGTGATGGTAACAAGTACACAAATGGAAAGACGCTTGGAGGGATTAAGACTTCTGGGCCAAGCCCTCCTGGTGATGGGCACTA CTGGTTCCCATACTTCACAACTCTTGGAGGGGTCAAGAACTCCGGCTCAAACCCTGGTGAAGGCCATAAGTCTACCAATACTCAAACCCTAGAAGAGATCAGGAAGAAGCACTCGGGCCCAGCTGCGATG GTCGGAAGAGAATCCTTCAAATCGGCAAGTACTTCTGAAGTTGAAATCCAAGCTTAA